One Plasmodium knowlesi strain H genome assembly, chromosome: 10 genomic window carries:
- a CDS encoding phosphatidylinositol 3-kinase, putative, translating into MNNTSIKDVRDYFSVRLSLFTVFKGGHRCDVHSTRRRRSHGVKDRAVDPGEAASSPPDEDANDIAANTANTVSSPNGESKTVFLRKMRRLEKFKYLQRKRKKKHLIMSKDGKERIRPGRGNSKRRVPPIQLKGTTVTIGAGLTSGLDSKLNRNKRREHSDVKYAGEEEIPSDEFEATCYLLMDKEFYSHPVSVRCAASSRRKSHRAKQLSNKCVNHWGENLRRCTRVKKDELQNYDNRIAEDMANILSKSERKSSTSGKRDTGEGEQLFKNSLGGNNLSSGREPHTGGPAKCDSCRDNHSDNSPKENSTTMPRNRKAKAIRRNLCTINRTLNYPIRYSQLSPKSYLFFLIQHREKKDWKFYSYCRVFSPSGAIKQGLQIKKLYHLGRKEKIQDIITSALRKKIAHMDDNSFRKSTSHQSIISFLQGNSVYRDLLCLYRRSRKGSVQRRRDQFSQVVLSREGSIENVRSGASSEMDSHHSILPLREEKKERNVLRGVYEADEMDDPHDTLVDTTSHRSAKGHEKSIFPTGSENPPHRHGTNTFYQTMKQYNRISRYVRSVRRIFFGWDTPVENCLSAGRIICQADDHREVTEENVNEEHRFDFTQGEILMKEEQRKHNGCVSFRVTNLGRKKKYIYMTSQVKRLRRKLRQYEWELFCAGGRIYHEYGKPGHSFEDTLPKRNRVVASLRRISEMYAQWKIKEKAHIAGFLFFHFSLFNERCIYYGDRKGENHQEGAHRKESYPTNCHPDNRDDGDYGSNWFFNSFDYVGEVDGTPGRGTSSVVRAFLKRVKRPVIGGKETLQGEEDLDVGTVEGETPGEGKKRNDIFEHMNRYASRISKNIHLANRSRYDDYPFDFSVQKREGGWHVTADAAPAMEEIKTINTILNTPVIKLNEVEKKCLWKFRLQLVNRQEALGTFVKSVNWENPQEKDEATELLNYWSKPSLENCLEMLNCHLQRTVIKKYVMQIIAQAKKDQLKLYLFQLVQSLRVFNHQPIDDLFIETLINKCITSKKLSIFLHWFLLSETKDKCKGNLYIHIHKLFITKLMTSNLKKKRKILSILKNQNRFRNQLLYLTKIAKSKSDRIYNKTKKLRQFLFCYRQNYGCVVIKDFIKNNIFVSDNEVYDFVSPRDARQGAAAEGVQVEGAVDEVEGVVGEVEGVVGEVEGMVGEVEGMVGEVEGMVGEVEGMVGEVEGMVGEVEGMVGEVEAQVDVEKNVVTMQQVVEEDATVDVDSDADSVHHQNDVCNSVYYLNGELSIHADPEADVYCFQYDPGGTQTAQGTLPLTHRSTSDISTEESKTINYIDDSKGAPIERNKDTSFFSNLLQLNDNFDFFLSATYSDEDNNIDILDDSISLVRKQKIKRIRAPLILPIDPDIEFLSFLPEQSYVLRSSLYPIVIACLVRKKIKLAHEHFHNLIINEQKYLKKNVKKKKNYSMYHSFNSKFLKSLYSSFDCASDFERHYRKVKWEGKNIFYNGRRVEKVGLQKLVPRDGEECPSVDFPIADPPNAQVVIHHETESTSHSKQCVKKYNEIYELSIKKYIYKAGDDLRQDHLVIQIICIIDNIWKRYGLDLKLTLYKVLALSTDDGFIEFVNYAESISSIKKNYKGEIRQYFMEKGTDPKSPLGFDATILENFISSCAGYSVITYLLGIGDRHLDNLMVSRDGCFFHIDFGYIFGEDPKPFSPPMKLCKEMIEAMGGAHSVGYEQFLKKCCLAYKYLRYHSKLIISLLDCMCESGLKDMKMSPELCVLKVQEKFRLDLNDEAAEVYFLSVINTSVKTLFPVVVDKLHEWALNWK; encoded by the coding sequence ATGAATAATACGAGCATAAAAGATGTCCGGGATTATTTCTCCGTAAGGTTAAGTCTCTTCACAGTTTTCAAAGGTGGGCACAGGTGTGATGTCCACAGCACGAGAAGGCGGCGTAGTCATGGGGTGAAGGACCGAGCCGTCGACCCTGGGGAAGCGGCCTCCTCCCCCCCGGATGAAGATGCAAACGATATCGCAGCGAACACTGCGAATACTGTCAGTAGCCCGAACGGGGAGAGCAAAACGGTGTTCCTGCGCAAAATGAGGAGACTGGAAAAATTCAAGTATCTccaaaggaagaggaaaaagaagcacCTGATCATGTCAAAGGATGGCAAAGAAAGAATTCGCCCAGGAAGGGGGAATTCTAAAAGGAGAGTGCCCCCCATTCAGTTAAAAGGAACTACTGTCACAATAGGGGCAGGTTTAACAAGTGGTTTAGACTCTAAGTTGAATCGAAATAAAAGGAGAGAACATTCAGATGTTAAGTATGCGGGCGAAGAGGAAATTCCCAGTGATGAATTTGAAGCCACCTGCTATCTTCTTATGGACAAGGAATTTTATAGCCATCCAGTAAGTGTCAGATGTGCAGCCTCCAGCAGGAGGAAAAGTCACCGTGCCAAACAGCTTAGTAACAAATGCGTGAACCATTGGGGGGAGAACTTAAGAAGATGCACACGCGTAAAAAAAGATGAGTTGCAAAATTATGATAATCGAATTGCAGAGGATATGGCGAACATATTGAGCAAGTCCGAAAGGAAGAGTTCTACGTCAGGGAAGAGGGACACCGGAGAAGGTGAACAATTGTTTAAGAATTCACTGGGGGGTAATAATCTGTCCAGTGGAAGAGAGCCACACACAGGTGGCCCTGCTAAGTGTGACAGTTGTCGTGATAACCACTCTGATAACTCCCCGAAGGAAAATTCCACAACGATGCCCAGAAACAGAAAAGCCAAAGCGATACGAAGGAATCTGTGCACAATCAATCGAACCCTGAATTATCCTATTAGGTACTCCCAGCTGAGCCCAAAGAGttacttattttttctcatccaacatagggaaaaaaaagattggaAGTTTTACTCGTACTGTAGGGTGTTTTCCCCCAGTGGGGCCATTAAGCAGGGACTTCAAATTAAGAAATTGTACCATCTtgggaggaaggagaaaattcagGATATCATTACCTCTGCgttgaggaagaaaattgctCATATGGATGATAACAGTTTTAGGAAGAGTACTTCTCACCAGAGTATAATTTCCTTCTTGCAAGGAAATAGTGTTTATCGTGATTTGCTGTGTTTGTACCGTCGCTCACGAAAGGGAAGTGTGCAGAGGAGGAGGGATCAGTTCAGTCAGGTGGTCCTCAGTAGAGAAGGTAGTATAGAAAATGTTCGAAGTGGAGCATCCTCAGAAATGGATAGTCATCACAGTATTCTCCCCttaagagaggaaaaaaaagagcgaaaTGTTCTTAGAGGTGTGTATGAGGCTGATGAGATGGATGATCCACACGACACACTGGTTGATACTACCTCCCATCGTAGTGCCAAAGGACACGAGAAGTCTATATTCCCTACAGGATCAGAGAATCCTCCCCATCGGCATGGAACTAACACCTTCTATCAAACGATGAAACAGTACAATCGCATCTCACGTTACGTACGTTCGGtaaggagaattttttttggatgGGACACTCCAGTGGAGAATTGTCTCAGCGCGGGGAGGATAATCTGCCAAGCGGATGACCATCGCGAAGTGACTGAAGAAAACGTTAATGAGGAACATCGCTTCGATTTCACCCAGGGGGAGATACTCatgaaagaagaacaacGAAAGCACAACGGTTGTGTTTCCTTTCGTGTGACCAACcttgggaggaaaaaaaaatatatatatatgacaaGTCAGGTAAAACGATTGCGGAGAAAGTTGCGCCAATACGAATGGGAATTGTTCTGCGCAGGGGGAAGGATATATCATGAATATGGCAAGCCTGGTCATTCCTTTGAGGATACCCTGCCAAAACGGAATCGCGTGGTGGCATCCTTGAGGAGAATATCAGAAATGTACGCCCAGTGgaagataaaggaaaaggcgcATATTGccggattccttttttttcatttttccctttttaacgAACGTTGCATATATTATGGAGACAGGAAGGGAGAGAATCATCAGGAGGGAGCCCATCGGAAGGAATCCTATCCGACCAATTGCCACCCCGATAATCGTGATGACGGTGATTATGGAAGTAACTGGTTTTTCAACTCTTTCGACTATGTGGGCGAGGTCGATGGCACGCCGGGGAGGGGCACGAGTTCTGTAGTGCGGGCCTTCCTGAAAAGAGTGAAGAGGCCTGTCATTGGGGGGAAAGAGACACTGCAGGGGGAAGAAGACTTGGATGTGGGAACAGTGGAGGGAGAAACCCcgggagagggaaaaaagcgAAACGACATATTCGAGCATATGAATAGATACGCAAGTCGAATTAGTAAAAACATTCACCTAGCGAATAGAAGCAGATACGATGATTACCCGTTTGACTTTTCTGTCCAGAAAAGGGAGGGAGGATGGCATGTCACAGCTGACGCAGCTCCAGCgatggaggaaataaaaacgaTAAACACAATTTTGAATACACCAGTGATTAAGCTAAATgaggtggagaaaaagtgTCTGTGGAAGTTCCGCCTGCAGCTAGTTAACAGACAAGAAGCTTTGGGTACGTTTGTCAAGAGCGTCAATTGGGAGAACCCACAAGAAAAGGATGAAGCCACGGAGTTGCTAAATTACTGGTCCAAGCCATCTTTGGAAAACTGCCTTGAGATGTTGAATTGCCACCTACAGCGTACAGTGATTAAGAAATACGTGATGCAGATAATTGCTCAGGCGAAAAAGGACCAACTAAAGTTGTATCTATTCCAACTGGTGCAGAGTCTTCGAGTTTTTAACCACCAGCCGATTGATGATCTGTTTATTGAAACCTTAATTAACAAGTGTATCACGTCGAAGAAACTATCTATATTTCTCCACTGGTTTTTGTTAAGCGAAACCAAGGATAAATGTAAAGGCAACCTCTACATACACATTCATAAGCTCTTCATTACCAAGTTAATGACAtccaatttgaaaaagaaaaggaagattctATCTATTCTGAAAAACCAAAACCGATTTAGGAACCAATTGCTGTACCTCACGAAAATTGCCAAGAGCAAGTCCGATCGAATCTATAACAAAACGAAGAAACTCAGGCAGTTCCTCTTTTGCTACCGCCAGAACTACGGTTGTGTTGTGATTAAGGATTTTATTAAGAATAACATCTTCGTGTCGGACAACGAGGTTTATGATTTTGTCTCTCCTCGGGATGCGCGGCAGGGAGCTGCGGCGGAAGGAGTACAAGTGGAAGGGGCGGTAGACGAGGTGGAAGGGGTGGTAGGCGAGGTGGAAGGGGTGGTAGGCGAGGTGGAAGGGATGGTAGGCGAGGTGGAAGGGATGGTAGGCGAGGTGGAAGGGATGGTAGGCGAGGTGGAAGGGATGGTAGGCGAGGTGGAAGGGATGGTAGGCGAGGTGGAAGGGATGGTAGGCGAGGTGGAAGCTCAAGTAGACGTAGAAAAAAACGTCGTGACGATGCAACAAGTGGTCGAGGAAGACGCCACCGTGGACGTTGACTCCGACGCCGATTCAGTGCACCATCAGAACGATGTGTGCAACTCCGTGTACTACCTGAACGGAGAGCTGAGTATCCACGCGGATCCGGAAGCAGACGTATATTGCTTCCAGTACGATCCCGGGGGTACGCAAACCGCGCAGGGTACACTGCCCTTGACCCACAGGTCAACCTCGGATATCAGCACGGAGGAAAGCAAAACTATCAACTACATAGACGACTCCAAAGGGGCCCCTATCGAGAGGAACAAAGATACGTCCTTCTTCTCCAACCTCCTGCAATTAAATGATAACTTCGACTTTTTCCTAAGCGCAACGTACAGTGATGAGGACAATAATATCGACATTCTGGATGATTCCATAAGTCTCGTCAGGAAGCagaaaataaagagaatTAGAGCTCCGCTAATTTTACCCATCGATCCAGACATAGAATTCTTGAgctttttacctgaacagtcaTACGTATTGAGATCCTCCCTGTACCCAATTGTAATAGCTTGCctggtgagaaaaaaaataaaattggcaCATGAACATTTCCACAATTTGATAATCAATgagcaaaaatatttaaaaaaaaacgtcaagaaaaaaaaaaactattccATGTATCATTCGTTCAACTCgaagtttttaaaatctCTGTATAGCTCCTTTGACTGCGCATCTGATTTTGAGCGTCATTACAGAAAAGTGAAGTGGGAAGGCAAAAATATCTTTTATAATGGCAGGAGAGTGGAGAAAGTGGGGTTGCAAAAATTGGTCCCCCGTGATGGTGAAGAGTGTCCAAGTGTAGATTTCCCAATTGCAGATCCCCCCAACGCACAAGTGGTGATCCATCACGAGACGGAAAGTACCTCACACAGTAAGCAGTGCGTAAAGAAATACAACGAAATTTATGAACTCtccattaaaaaatacatttacaAAGCGGGAGATGACTTGAGACAAGACCATCTGGTCATACAGATAATATGCATCATTGACAACATATGGAAAAGGTATGGACTGGATTTGAAGTTAACTCTTTACAAAGTTCTTGCCCTTTCCACAGATGATGGGTTTATCGAGTTTGTTAACTACGCAGAATCTATATCTTctattaaaaagaattataaAGGAGAAATTAGACAATACTTCATGGAGAAGGGCACCGATCCCAAGTCTCCCCTCGGATTTGATGCcaccattttggaaaacttCATCTCCAGCTGTGCAGGATATAGTGTCATCACTTACTTACTTGGCATAGGAGATCGACATTTAGACAACCTCATGGTTTCACGTGATGGatgttttttccacattGACTTTGGGTACATATTCGGAGAAGACCCCAAGCCGTTTTCTCCCCCCATGAAATTGTGCAAAGAAATGATCGAAGCCATGGGTGGAGCCCATAGTGTTGGATATGAACAATTTCTGAAGAAGTGCTGTTTGGCCTATAAGTACCTGCGCTACCACTCCAAGTTAATCATTAGCCTGCTCGATTGCATGTGCGAGTCTGGATTGAAGGACATGAAAATGAGCCCCGAGTTGTGCGTACTAAAGGTTCAGGAAAAGTTCAGATTGGATTTAAACGACGAGGCCGCGGAGGTTTACTTTTTGAGTGTCATCAACACTTCCGTTAAAACCCTCTTCCCCGTCGTGGTAGACAAGCTGCACGAGTGGGCCCTCAACTGGAAGTGA
- a CDS encoding SICAvar, type I, whose protein sequence is MAEPSAGTTQGGGGLFGKWMEELLKKGGSPPTNPQEITEEMQKSLKETWENLKKWVTRKNESKEIKNFCENITGPGGTRKGLVVGAMKEMCKAVAEIRYFMSGIGTEGSEFEGGEDVPPTYEAVGGPEAYRRCLVGAVALSEIYGDHCHLKDVINHISQSVEDKLKAHDGAIDNLDACKGITANDLIVGKAVLGDTIKEWEQRMKELMRAPGWGGISWRLLKPWMSWSSACGGGKQGKGKETEEKNKGSIGDFLNVGDTNNRAQLMDELISDKESLTIGDLKTAIMSSMQNDGTGTPLNFATLMSKVEEKIQKNEAEACMKQDGMSSCERLKCAKTHWELTKQQSSSGVSWDEHVQNELGNLFNRGTTSSSTTPNQCENDGLDNANKEACKHITAKLELMYRTASGKHQLSDQIINCLLLNVYAKKLKEEAQKKGLCNIDDGLKKAFEQSSTIMTTAGQCTNGTNDCFVCTQNENYDSCLNDSTGIKQKVDDTIKEKNAQIQRTLTDINKVNSLCERIQCAAKWYENNGGPGKGQNQFWTDDVKKLWEELAQKMTASKGTGNGDCNIVDKGTNDERDATDPEKTACKFLHAGLTHLYTTTAPAATAAPSGTSNPILDNPSLRQAMGCFLLHLYAKHMKEKAICNIEKGISTAFTLWKDPNSKANSCQNGKGKGQCVPCQWNESKYDNCKIEMNGKTDSKVEKKLDGIVTKDDAAVTAAAKEMNEVKDLCKRFQCVSERWLKQEKANKGGTVEPSDWKKVWDAAKNELTTLGKDINSKKKEVHEYCKDLGSHGDGRPRDKEACLRIAAGLKNLYDIKDGNEVEKSFKRTMQCVLLNAVADRLMGLRCKGERSVVEGITKAFDNSESIKDKSVNCKGDKCFKCERFKEYSRCYIKENSNTSEVTKLHDKIDPMLEDSNISSSLSKSSLTRTICGGQCKDTKGLCGRVECVKKQWLEDRGHDKSNKTKENEMWTEVQKEVTKLDSALSDNGGSDGDVDSLCSAVTCTNGAKDCVSKTTCKLIVRALKDIHQIKKEDGSGSEGAKLNDRIFKSTMRCVILNALAEKLKQHAKQGGYACAVEEGIKGAFVAAGKEENRKKWCKENGKKDDGSCEECKEQKCISSTIENKNLLDEVMKKLNDGTTNTNIQFTLSEIKRKVTLCDRLQCLASRVQLTMGNNRADDFWGKEGGEVAKLWKELSQAMTDNGGQDKGGQCGTMDDGSGAANGRPATDPEKKACNYLHAGFEQLKTTPTNGTSTYPILSKDPLLRQTVGCLLLKEYAKKMQDQSKCVIDSGLKKAFKTWNTGITTGECKNGSSCIECEWEENLETCEISTNGKTGKTKVTQNLKTVLPDNDTTVTAALTKINHMDKLCDYIKCAAPKWFQNNATTSNGKTTPKKTWCDFWDTTVKGELLNMFTIIQTNGNNTAKNNNVVCKAFGDGNADSVERKACNHITAGLQHINTITGDTTTQNGNKDDDKFFKQSMMCAALNLYATKIRKEMENICPIDEERIKAMFDDWNNENNKNSSSSSSPSCSSGVYGCFKCERVPKSEFSSCQLSVDSSLVKTKQNGQNCEENKEKVPQKMDELLKKESQMKQTLDKINEMDKNFCTQLQCAAKLYYVEVKNKKGQSSGVNWDALSGEIGRELKELLEYMTKSENQNAVTQYCQDYDWYTLGHKQSKTNKAACLLFAAGLQHIYTHGNDQKKGPSFRQTMGCLFLKEYAKQLKVMADKEKKYKVHPDCSVKEGIEYAFKKSGDIMKGTPPCNKNGSNTSCFECKLNDYNDCLIGTDNVKSEVESIFQDQPNKNHMQQTLENTVCPILLTDILTPFLPLAPVSIGLSAMAYYLWKYFGPLGKGGPRFRRSPAQASRPSVQEQLLDHVQPDSSHEYQLVKERKPRSAPTRTKRSGRVNRRTIIEIHFEVLDECQKGDTQLNQKDFLELLVREFMGSELMEEEQVPKEEVLMEGVPMESVPMERVPSLGSVFMV, encoded by the exons ATGGCAGAACCCAGCGCAGGGACAACACAGGGTGGAGGCGGATTGTTCGGGAAGTGGATGGAGGAATTATTGAAGAAGGGGGGTTCGCCTCCGACGAATCCTCAGGAAATTACG gAAGAAATGCAGAAGAGTTTGAAAGAAACATGGGAGAATTTGAAGAAGTGGGTGACGAGGAAAAACGAGTCCAAGGAAATCAAGAACTTCTGTGAGAACATAACGGGACCCGGGGGAACAAGGAAGGGACTGGTGGTGGGGGCAATGAAGGAGATGTGCAAGGCAGTTGCTGAAATAAGGTATTTCATGAGTGGTATAGGAACGGAGGGTAGTGAGTTCGAGGGCGGGGAAGATGTACCACCCACTTATGAAGCAGTGGGAGGTCCTGAAGCCTATAGACGTTgtctcgttggagcagttGCTTTATCCGAAATTTATGGAGATCATTGTCATTTGAAGGATGTGATTAATCACATATCGCAGAGCGTGGAGGATAAGTTAAAGGCACACGATGGCGCTATCGATAACTTGGATGCATGTAAGGGGATTACCGCGAACGACTTAATAGTCGGGAAAGCAGTTCTTGGGGATACAATCAAAGAGTGGGAAcaaagaatgaaagaattAATGCGCGCACCAGGGTGGGGGGGCATAAGTTGGAGGCTCCTGAAGCCATGGATGAGTTGGTCGAGCGCatgtggggggggaaagcagggaaaggggaaggaaacagaggaaaagaataaagggAGTATCGGAGATTTCCTTAATGTAGGCGACACCAATAATAGGGCACAGTTAATGGACGAATTAATAAGTGATAAGGAGTCGTTAACAATCGGAGACTTGAAGACAGCAATAATGTCGTCTATGCAGAATGATGGCACTGGCACTCCCCTTAACTTTGCTACCTTAATGAGCAAAGTAGAGGAGAAAatccaaaaaaatgaag CTGAAGCATGCATGAAGCAAGACGGCATGAGTTCATGTGAGCGcctaaaatgtgcaaaaacaCATTGGGAATTGACGAAACAGCAGAGCAGCAGC GGAGTTTCCTGGGACGAACACGTCCAGAACGAATTGGGCAATCTCTTTAATCGGGGGACCACTAGTAGTAGCACCACTCCTAACCAATGCGAAAACGATGGCTTAGATAATGCAAATAAAGAAGCATGCAAACACATTACTGCTAAATTAGAACTTATGTACAGAACGGCAAGTGGCAAACATCAATTATCTGATCAAATTATAAATTGTCTTCTGTTAAATGTctatgctaaaaaattaaaagaagaagcacagaaaaaagggcTTTGTAACATAGACGACGGTTTAAAGAAAGCTTTTGAACAAAGTAGTACCATTATGACTACTGCAGGTCAATGCACGAATGGCACTAATGACTGCTTCGTATGCACACAGAACGAAAATTATGATAGTTGCTTGAATGACAGCACGGGAATAAAGCAGAAAGTTGATGACACGATCAAGGAGAAGAACGCCCAAATACAGAGAACCCTGACTGATATAAATAAGGTAAATTCCTTATGTGAACGTATACAATGTGCAGCGAAGTGGTATGAGAACAACGGGGGACCAGGGAAGGGACAG AACCAATTTTGGACGGACGATGTAAAGAAATTGTGGGAAGAATTGGCACAGAAAATGACTGCCAGTAAGGGAACAGGGAATGGAGATTGTAATATAGTGGATAAGGGCACTAATGATGAAAGGGATGCCACCGACCCTGAAAAGACAGcatgcaaatttttgcatgccggATTAACACATCTGTATACGACGACGGCGCCGGCAGCGACGGCGGCGCCGTCAGGAACTAGTAATCCAATTTTGgacaacccatcgttgagacaagcgatgggttgtttcttacttcatttatatgcaaaacatatgaaagaaaaggcaaTTTGTAATATTGAAAAGGGGATAAGCACAGCTTTCACTTTATGGAAGGACCCTAATTCTAAGGCAAACTCTTGCCAGAATGGCAAGGGCAAGGGACaatgtgtcccttgccaatggaATGAAAGCAAATATGACaattgcaaaattgaaaTGAATGGCAAGACAGATTCGAAGGTTGAGAAGAAATTGGACGGCATCGTCACGAAGGACGATGCCGCTGTGACGGCAGCGGCgaaagaaatgaatgaagTGAAGGACTTATGTAAACGCTTCCAATGTGTATCCGAAAGATGGTTAAAAcaggaaaaagcaaacaagggCGGAACTGTGGAACCCTCTGACTGG AAGAAAGTGTGGGACGCAGCAAAGAATGAACTCACCACCCTTGGCAAAGACATAAAttcgaagaagaaggaagttcaTGAATACTGTAAGGACCTCGGGAGTCATGGAGACGGAAGGCCGAGAGATAAGGAGGCTTGCCTCCgtatagcagcaggattaaaaaacctcTACGACATCAAGGACGGAAACGAGGTTGAAAAATCATTCAAAAGAACGATgcaatgtgttttattaaatgccgTTGCAGATAGACTGATGGGCCTTCGAtgtaaaggggaaaggagtgTAGTGGAAGGGATAACTAAGGCATTTGACAATAGTGAGTCcattaaggataaaagtgtcAACTGCAAGGGtgataaatgttttaagTGTGAGAGGTTCAAAGAATACAGCAGATGCTACATTAAAGAAAATAGCAACACATCGGAAGTAACGAAGTTACATGATAAAATTGATCCAATGTTGGAAGATAGCAATATTAGTAGTTCCTTATCGAAGTCTTCTCTAACGAggaccatat GTGGTGGTCAATGTAAGGACACAAAGGGTTTGTGTGGTCGTGTAGAATGTGTAAAGAAGCAGTGGCTTGAAGACAGGGGGCACGATAAATCCAATAAAACGAAGGAG AATGAAATGTGGACCGAAGTCCAAAAGGAAGTCACCAAGCTTGACAGCGCCCTTTCTGACAATGGGGGAAGCGACGGCGACGTAGACAGTCTGTGTTCTGCCGTTACATGTACCAATGGTGCAAAGGACTGTGTGAGCAAAACAACATGCAAACTTATTGTTAGAGCACTAAAGGACATACATCAAATCAAGAAAGAAGACGGATCCGGTTCTGAGGGGGCCAAATTGAATGACCGAATATTTAAATCTACCATGCGTTGTGTAATATTGAATGCATTagcagaaaaattaaaacaacaTGCAAAACAGGGTGGTTATGCTTGCGCTGTGGAGGAAGGTATAAAGGGGGCCTTTGTTGCAGccgggaaggaagaaaatcgcAAGAAGTGGTGTAAGGAGAATGGTAAAAAGGATGATGGTTCCTGTGAGGAATGTAAGGAACAGAAGTGTATCAGTTCCACAATTGAGAACAAGAACTTGTTGGATGAAGTAATGAAAAAGTTAAACGATGGCACCACCAACACCAACATACAATTCACATTGTccgaaataaaaaggaaggtcaCTTTATGTGATCGTCTCCAATGTTTAGCATCTCGAGTTCAGCTGACCATGGGAAACAACCGTGCG GACGACTtctgggggaaggaaggcgGCGAAGTCGCCAAACTATGGAAAGAATTGTCACAAGCAATGACAGATAATGGGGGTCAAGACAAAGGAGGTCAATGTGGGACAATGGATGATGGCAGTGGCGCTGCCAATGGCAGACCTGCTACTGaccctgaaaagaaggcatgcaattatttgcatgccggtttTGAACAACTCAAGACAACTCCAACGAATGGAACTTCAACTTACCCCATCCTGAGTAAGGACCCACTGTTGAggcaaacagtgggttgtttactcctgaaggaatatgcaaaaaaaatgcaagatCAATCAAAATGTGTTATCGATTCCGGTTTAAAGAAAGCTTTCAAGACATGGAATACAGGTATTACTACTGGTGAATGTAAGAACGGCAGTTCGTGCATTGAATgtgaatgggaagaaaatttgGAGACTTGCGAAATTAGCACTAATGGCAAAACAGGGAAGACGAAAGTGAcgcaaaatttaaaaacagTACTTCCAGACAATGACACAACTGTAACTGCCGCcctaacaaaaataaatcacATGGATAAGTTATGCGATTACATTAAATGTGCCGCACCAAAATGGTTCCAGAACAACGCAACGACGTCGAACGGAAAAACTACTCCAAagaagacttgg tgtgacttttgggataCGACTGTTAAAGGCGAACTTCTGAATATGTTCACAATAATTCAGACGAATGGAAATAACACTGCAAAGAacaataatgttgtatgcaAAGcatttggtgatggtaatgcTGATAGtgtcgaaagaaaagcatgtaatcatatcacagcaggtttaCAACACATTAACACAATTACAGGTGATACCACCACTCAGAACGGTAATAAGGATGATGAtaagttttttaaacaatctatgatgtgcgcagcacttaaccTATACGCAactaaaataagaaaagaaatggagaATATTTGTCCAATTGatgaggaaagaataaaggCAATGTTTGATGATTggaataatgaaaataataaaaattcttCGTCTTCGTCTTCGCCTTCGTGTTCGAGTGGAGTTTACGgttgttttaaatgtgagAGGGTGCCAAAATCAGAATTTAGTAGTTGCCAACTAAGTGTTGACAGCTCTTTGGTTAagacaaaacaaaatggacaaaattgcgaggagaacaaagaaaaggtcccccaaaaaatggacgaatTACTCAAAAAAGAATCCCAAATGAAACAAACActagataaaataaatgaaatggacaagaatttctgtactcaactccaatgcgcagcaaaaTTATACTACGTAGAAgtcaaaaacaaaaaaggacaaagCAGCGGAGTGAACTGG gatgCCTTGAGCGGTGAGATCGGAAGGGAATTAAAAGAACTTTTAGAATATATGACGAAGTCTGAAAATCAGAATGCAGTTACCCAATACTGCCAAGACTACGATTGGTATACTTTAGGCCATaaacaaagcaaaacaaataaagcagcttgtctgctttttgctgcagggttgcagcacatttatacCCATGGTAATGACCAAAAGAAGGGCCCATCGTtcagacaaacgatgggttgtttatttcttaaagaatatgcaaaacaattaaaagtaatggcagataaagaaaaaaagtataaggtACATCCTGATTGTAGTGTAAAAGAGGGCATAGAATATGCTTTTAAGAAAAGTGGTGACATTATGAAAGGAACACCTCCATGCAACAAGAATGGTAGTAATacttcttgttttgaatgcaaactGAACGACTATAATGATTGCTTGATTGGCACTGACAATGTAAAGTCTGAAGTGGAATCAATCTTCCAAGACCAACCGAACAAAAAccatatgcaacaaacattagagaatacagtctgtcccatccttcttacggatatccttaccccttttcttcctttggctcctgtctccattggcctttctgctatggcttattacctttggaag tattttggtcctcttggtaaaggaggaccacgtttcagaagatctcctgctcaAGCATCTCGTCCATCTGTACAGGAACAactcctcgatcatgtgcagccagatagttcacatgaatatcaattggtgaaggaacgaaaacctcgttctgctccaaccaGAACGAAgcgttctggtcgcgtgaatcgtcgaacgattattgaaattcattttgaagtgttggatgaatgtcaaaaaggggacacacaattgaatcagaaggattttctggaacttttggttcgagagttcatgggatccgaattaatggaagaggaacaggttcctaaggaagaagttcttatggaaggggttcctatggaaagtgttccaatggaacgtgttccaagtttaggttccgtgtttatggtttag